A window of the Candidatus Peregrinibacteria bacterium genome harbors these coding sequences:
- the truB gene encoding tRNA pseudouridine(55) synthase TruB — protein sequence MDISCSLQGILLIDKPPHISSFDVIRSVRRTLNIRKIGHAGTLDPFASGLLVLAMGEGTKVLSELILAEKEYSADIIFGATSSTDDREGVLSHTTENIHFSKKDLLGVFPNFLGEIDQIPPLYSALKISGKRACDRMRAGENIEKQIEKKKRKVKILEIEVLDFEYPRAKIRVHCGSGTYIRSLIRDIGSELRTGAYANELRRTKIGNFDVAKAKNMEDISENDILELKPEFFPFPSLEISEKEEEMVRLGKSFFLDKNKNFDSQKISLFRKQRMIGFAEIQKHGEEYVVQPRKLLTP from the coding sequence ATGGACATATCGTGTTCCTTGCAGGGAATTCTTCTCATCGATAAACCGCCTCATATTTCCAGTTTTGATGTCATTCGTAGCGTCCGAAGGACTTTAAACATAAGGAAAATCGGACATGCGGGCACTTTGGATCCTTTTGCCTCCGGATTACTCGTTTTGGCGATGGGAGAAGGAACAAAAGTTCTTTCTGAGCTCATTCTTGCGGAGAAAGAATACTCTGCCGATATAATTTTTGGTGCGACGTCTTCTACAGATGATCGAGAAGGCGTTCTTTCTCATACGACGGAAAATATTCATTTTTCAAAAAAAGATCTCCTCGGAGTATTTCCCAATTTTTTAGGAGAAATTGATCAGATTCCTCCTCTCTATTCGGCGCTTAAAATCTCAGGAAAAAGAGCATGTGATCGAATGAGAGCTGGAGAAAATATTGAAAAGCAAATAGAGAAGAAAAAAAGAAAAGTGAAGATTCTCGAGATAGAAGTTTTGGATTTTGAATATCCACGGGCAAAAATCAGAGTCCATTGCGGCTCAGGAACATATATTCGAAGCTTGATACGTGACATTGGATCTGAGCTTAGGACGGGAGCGTATGCGAACGAACTCCGCCGAACAAAGATTGGGAATTTTGATGTGGCAAAAGCGAAAAACATGGAAGATATTTCAGAAAACGATATTCTCGAGCTGAAACCAGAATTTTTCCCATTTCCATCACTTGAAATTTCAGAAAAAGAAGAAGAAATGGTGCGACTTGGAAAATCCTTTTTTTTAGATAAAAACAAAAATTTCGACAGTCAAAAAATTTCACTTTTTCGAAAACAGAGAATGATCGGATTTGCAGAAATTCAAAAACACGGAGAAGAATATGTGGTTCAGCCACGGAAACTTTTGACACCATAG